TTCTACTTCCGGATGTTGGGCGTGGGTTCGGTGACGACCCTCCAATCACTCTTTCAACTCCACTTCCCTGAGCTGCGGGTGTGGAGTCACCGGAAGGCGTTCCGGAGCGCGAGCCACGGCCATGACCTGCGCTCCGGCACGTCCCCGTTGGATGGCTCCGGGGTGCTGGGGTTCCTCTACGAATCCGACGTCCCTGGCTTCTTGGTGGAACTCCATGCCGACGAGGAGACGGATGCGCGGGTCAGGGGTGGCCGGCCGTCGTCCATCATCGGCTGTGTGAGGTCCTGCTGCCGCTGCTGGCGCCCTTCCGGCTGCGGCTGGAGGTGGGGCTGTCGGTGATGTCCCACGGGCTCTCGGCGCGGCTCACCGCGGCGGGCTGTCTGGGATATGAGCGCCTCGACGACGGCGCGGAGAAGGGGCACCGCATGGTCGTCTTCCAGGGAGACACCGCGGACGCCGTGCGACCTCCCGAGGAAGGGCTCGCGAGCATGGGCATGGCCCTGGGCGTGCCAGCACCGCTGCGGAAGGTGGGCTGAGCCATGGCCTTCCTGCATCGCAAGTTCCTGGGCATCCAGGAGTCGCTACTCGAGGACGTGCTGCGCAACGTGCGCTATCTGCTGCGCGCCAAGCGGGGCGCGGCATCCTGTCTGCCGGGATTCGGGTTGACCGAGACAGGGTTCCGCACGGCCGAGGAGATGCTCACGCTCATGGCGCAGGAGATTCGAGAGAACCTCCAGTTGTACGAGCCGCGCGTCGAGGTCACCGAAATCGAGGAGGGGGCGGAGGGCGACAGTGGCCGTCCCTGCCTCGTGGTGCATTGCAGGCTCCGGGCATCGCGCGAGCCGCTCTCCATCACGCTCGACCCGCAGAGCCGCGCCATCTCGCTGGGGGCCCAGGCCACGCCGGAGGACGCATGAAGCGCTTCCTGGACACGCTGAAGGTCGAGCTTCGGCTGAAGCTCGGCGAGAAGGAGTTTCGCGTCCCTGCTGGGAACATCAAGCGCTTCTCCGTGGAGCTCCACGGTCATGGCTTCTCCGCGACGGTGGAGTGGTGGTCCGTCTCCCAGCAGGAAGCGGTGGAGGACTCGCTCTTCGAGGACTTCATCAAGAAGGACCTGACGGAGGCGACGCTGGTGCTGGACCGCACCTATGACACCGAGGGTGGAAATGCCCTGCCGCTGGAGCTGAAGGGGCTGGTGGAGGAGCGCTGGGTTCACGAGCGTGCCTTCGACGAACTCCAAGGCGCGCCCGTGTTGCAGCGGCGCTACCGCATCCGGATGGCGGACCCAGCGGCGGTGCTGTGGCGGCAACACTTCCCCACGGGGGTCTGGGTGGACCAGAGCCTCCAGGAAGTGATCGAGGCCCATGCGCCCGCGGGGGTGACGCTTGCCTTCGCGTGGGAGGAGGCGAAGCGCAAGCTGCCCTTGCAGACGCTGGGGCTGGGGGCGGACGGCAATGCGGCCAGCTTCCATGACTACCTGCACTGGCTGCTGGCGCGGGAGAACGCCGGACTCTTCTGTACGCCCGCCACCGGCGAATACGCGCTGCGCGACACCAAGCCTGAAGGTGGCGAGGCCGTGGCGCTGCCCCTGGACGACGTGGAGGAACTGGAAGTGCGGTTCCCGGAGCCGCGGCGGGACCAGGTGTCGGTGCTCAACAGCTATGTGGAGGCGGGCACGCGCACGAAGGCGTTGCAGAACAGCCACGAGGTGAAGGGGGTGCGGAGCGAATACCTCCTCACCTCGCCGTTGGAAAACACGCTCACCCAGCGCGCCACCCTGGAGGAGCAGCGGCAGCGCGCATCCGAACCGGAGCTGCGCGTCCACTTTCGTCGCTACCCCAGCGTCACGCTTGCGCCCAATGGGCTCTACGGCTTCGGCGCGGAATGGAGCGCGAAGCTCTACCCGCAGGGCAAGCAGTACCGGCTCTACCGACTGGACATCGAGGCGCGGGCCCGGTCGCTGGACCCGGCCGACTGCGTGGGGGACAAGGACAACCGCTACGTCCTGACGATGACCGCGGCGCTGGAGCTGGAGTCGGATCCCACCTTCCGCCGGCCCGCCTTCACGCGTCCCCTCTGGCCCTTCCATGTGGAGGGGACGGTGGTGAGCGAGGTGGGGCAGGACGACGAGCGGACCTATCAGGCGAAGCAGGATGAGGAGACGTCGCTGGAGTCGTACCGGGTGAAGCTGCCCTTGTGGGACTTGGAGGTGCTGGCGCCCTACGATCCCCACCAGCAGCCCGGCCACTTCTACTTCCCGGCGGACAAGGGGACGCGGGTGTTGGTCGCCTTGGAGTTCCAGAGCGCCGTGGTGGCGAGGTTCCTGGCCTGGCGCCCCGGGGCGAAGCTCCCCAAGGAGTCGCAGGGCAACCACCTGCTCTTGGGCAAGAAGCCCGAGAGCGAGACGTCCATCCAGCACGTCTACCAGGACGCCAAGCCCCTGCTGCGCATCCAGCGCACCTCGGAGAAGGACACGCAGCTCATCGAGGTCGCCGAGGGCCGGATGCTGCTTCGCGTCCAGGAGTCCAAGTGAGGTGCGGCGGGCGGAGTGAAGTGGGCATGCGGACCCAGCGGGACTGAGCCGCGCTGGAGGCACGGAGATTCTGATGGACGACACGCTCTACAAGTCATTCCTGGACGAGCTCCAGGCGCTGGAGAAGTTCCGGATGGCGTACGCCGCGTTGCACCCCGCGGCGCCGCTGGACCGCGAGGACCCGGACGTGCGGCGTCTCACCGAGGCGCTGGCGCTGTTCACCACGCGCACGCGGCTGGCCGGACAGCGCGCCCTGTCGCGCGGAACGATGCGCTTGTTCCAGCAGCACTTCGCCTACCTGCTGAACCCCGTGCCCGCCATGGCCATGCTGCGGGCCGTTCCCGATGCCCGCTTCGTGGACGCCGCGGAGTTGCCTCGCGGGACGCAGGTGGTCCTGAATCCTCCCAGCGGGGGCACCTCCGCGGGGCCGCTGACCTTCCGGACCCAGGCGCCGCTGCGGCTGCTGCCCATCCGCCTGGGCCAGGTGCGCGTCGAGCGACAGGGCTCGGAGGCCAGCCGCCTGCGACTGACGTTCGAGAGTGGCTTTCCTCGCAACGATGCGCCCGGTATCCTGCGGCTGTATGTCAATCACCTCAACGATTTCCGAGCGTCGCTTGCGGTGTTCCACCAACTGAAGCACGCGCTGCGCACGGCGAGCGTCACCTTCGACGCGCGGGACGCCGAGGAGGGGCGGACGGCGGGAGGCGGAGCGGCCAGTCCGGTGCGGTTCGGTGCGCCTCGGCTTCCGCCGACGGACGCGGAGTCCTTCGAGCACCCGTTGCAGCGGCTGCGCTCCTTCATCCACTTCCCC
This genomic window from Myxococcus hansupus contains:
- a CDS encoding GPW/gp25 family protein translates to MAFLHRKFLGIQESLLEDVLRNVRYLLRAKRGAASCLPGFGLTETGFRTAEEMLTLMAQEIRENLQLYEPRVEVTEIEEGAEGDSGRPCLVVHCRLRASREPLSITLDPQSRAISLGAQATPEDA
- a CDS encoding type VI secretion system baseplate subunit TssF; this encodes MDDTLYKSFLDELQALEKFRMAYAALHPAAPLDREDPDVRRLTEALALFTTRTRLAGQRALSRGTMRLFQQHFAYLLNPVPAMAMLRAVPDARFVDAAELPRGTQVVLNPPSGGTSAGPLTFRTQAPLRLLPIRLGQVRVERQGSEASRLRLTFESGFPRNDAPGILRLYVNHLNDFRASLAVFHQLKHALRTASVTFDARDAEEGRTAGGGAASPVRFGAPRLPPTDAESFEHPLQRLRSFIHFPSKSSFWRCRCRLRRATGAPSPCASSWTGGGLLNSCSRRRPSYCMPCP